The sequence below is a genomic window from Flavobacterium lipolyticum.
AATTATAGAAACCCTAGGAAGGATTCACGAAATAAGAAAAGATCAAAACAATCTTCACATCACAGTTGACTCCACAATCACTAATGAATTAAAAATAGACCAAAGTGTTTCTCATAACGGAATCTGCCTGACGGTTGTAGCAATAAAAGATTCACTTTACACAGTAACCGCTATCGACGAGACCATTTTAAAAACCAATATTGGCGACTGGAAGGAAGGCGATATTGTAAATCTGGAAAGAGGAATGAAACTTGGCGACCGTCTTGACGGACATATCGTACAGGGGCATGTAGACCAAACCGGGACCTGTATTAAAATCGAAGAAGCACACGGAAGCTGGAATTATACTTTTGAATACGACAAAAACCTCAGCAATATTACCATTGAAAAAGGTTCTATTACGGTAAACGGAGTAAGCCTAACGGTTGTAAACTCAAAAACAAACGAATTTAGCGTTTCGATTATTCCTTACACTTTTGAAAATACTAATTTCAAAAACTTCAAAGTTGGAACTAAAATAAACCTTGAATTTGATGTTGTTGGAAAATACATCTCAAGACTTTATGCGACAAACAAATAATTCGTAAAATCTACTCATTAAAAAAGCTTCAGTTTACACTGAAGCTTTTTTAATTTTATTTCGATATATAATTGCAATTCCTAGAACAACTGCCACTATTGCCAAAAACACTAAATGATTATCTATGGGCACTATGTCCGGATCATATGGATCATCTGGTGGTACTACGGGGCCTGGTGCTGGTGGTGTCACTTGTGCCAAAGCACTAAACCCAGATAGTAAAGTCAGGCAAACTGTGAAAAAAACGGTCTTTATTGTCTTCATAATTTTAACACGCTGAAAAACAGCAAGGTAGGTTGTTAAGCATATTTTTATCTACTACAATTCTCATAAAGAAGGGGGCTTACAGCAAATTGTGCGACAAATGTATAAGATTTTTACAAAAACACAAGGTTTAAAACAAAAAAAGCAAAACAAAAATAATCTACCCATTTTACCGTAAGAATAAACCTTAAACTATTAACCGCACACTGCTATTTACGTATACTCCTATCTGTTAGCTCATTAGATTGTTATTTCGCAAAACCACCCCATCTAAAACACTCCCAACTGTCTTGCGTTCAAAAAAACCAGATATTAATCACAAATAACCAATCATTACACACAAATTACAGTTGTTACAATAGCCTGTTAAAAGCAAGACTATAGCTATACTTTTGTCCTAATATCAAACAAAAAATGGAGCCTACTTCTAATCAAAGTAAGTTTTAAACCAAGTTTTCTTTGATTTCTAAATCAGGGAACAAATCAGTTGTTGTCAGAAAACAAAAACACCTGATTTAAAGAAAAGTAACTCAAGTCCGACAACTGAACTTATGTCTTTTTATAGCGAGCTTTCTTTTTATTTAAAAAGATTCATACACAAAGAAAAAAGAAAAAAAAGTTCATTTACATTTTTACCTGCATATCTCTTTTAAAAACAGACAATTAACCTTAATTCTATTATAAAATGAGGAAAACTACCATTATACTGCTTCCATTATTGTTCTTTCTGCAACTGTCGATTGCACAATCACAAATTGGAAAGGAAAAACGGAAAGAATTTCGTAAAAGTCCAAAATGGAAAGAAATGATGAAGAACCCTAATGCGAACTTCAATGAAACTAGTGTTGCTTTTGAGGAATTCTGGAAAGGGAAACCCAATCCGTTAGAATTGATGGAAGGAGAAGAAGAAGCACTGGAAGAATTAAAAGAAAGATCCTTCATCTCCAGACTCTTTAAAAGCAACAGAGCACTAAAAAAGGAATCGCTTCAGTATGTCGAAGATTTTAAGAGATTTAAATTTTGGAGAATCCAAAGTGAAGGTTTGATTAAATCTGACGGAAGAATAATGTCTGAGGATGAAATTCAGGAGATGGCCCGACAAGAATTGCAAAGGAGACAAGAAACGAAGCAATAAATCCCCGATAATCTTAAAAATAATCTATGCGAACAAATCTACCTATTCCAGTATTACTTGTATGCTTTCTTTTCTTTAACCTTACCAATGCTCAAACTCCCACTCCTAATTGGAAAAATATTGGACCTATACCCTTTCCACAGAAAACCATTGGTCAGGTACACGGTATTGGACGTTGTAGTCAAATTAAATTTCACGCCACAGATCCTAACAAAATGTATGCTGTCAGTGCTTCAGGGGGATTGTATCAGAGTAATGACAAAGGTCTTAACTGGAAATCAATAGGAACCGATCAGGTTGTTAAAGCACAATCTGCTTCCATCGCCGTAGATCCTACCAACGATCAGGTGATGTATTGGGGGACAGGTGATGCAAATTATTCCTATAATGGTTTAGGCGTGTATAAAACGATCAATGGAGGAGCCACCTGGGCGGTATCAAATACCGGCATGGGTAATCGATTGGTTATACACATGCTTTTTCTTCCTACGGATAACAATACGATCATTGCAGCTACCAATAACGGCATCTATAAATCGACAGACGCAGGTGCCAATTGGACCTTAAAATCTGTTCCTAATATTGAAGTTGAGGATATCTGTTTCAAACCAGGCACAAATGGTCAGATAATTTATGCAACGGATCCTAAACATCTCTATCGTTCTCTTGATGCCGGAGACAGCTGGACCGAAATCACTTCTCCAGCCTTTGTATTCGGAGCTAGCGGAACAAGAGTATCCGTTTCTCAAGTCGATCCGAATATTGTTTATGTTGCTAATATTGGCGCTAATACTATAGTAGAAATTTACAGATCAACAGATGGGGGAAATACCTTTACGAGCATGCGTTCAACTACAGAGTATCTTGCCGGATATTCGGCATCCGCGGGTGGCCAGGGAGATTATAATTTTGATATTGAAGTCAATCCTGCTAATTCAAATGAGCTTTATGTATGTGCTCATGCGATATGGCGTTCTACAGATGCGGGTGTTACATGGGTAAAGCAACAACCATCCTGGGTATACGACCTTCATACCGACCAACATCACATTTTATTTGATCCTTATGTTAGCGGTCA
It includes:
- a CDS encoding riboflavin synthase gives rise to the protein MFTGIIETLGRIHEIRKDQNNLHITVDSTITNELKIDQSVSHNGICLTVVAIKDSLYTVTAIDETILKTNIGDWKEGDIVNLERGMKLGDRLDGHIVQGHVDQTGTCIKIEEAHGSWNYTFEYDKNLSNITIEKGSITVNGVSLTVVNSKTNEFSVSIIPYTFENTNFKNFKVGTKINLEFDVVGKYISRLYATNK